Proteins from a genomic interval of Zingiber officinale cultivar Zhangliang chromosome 2A, Zo_v1.1, whole genome shotgun sequence:
- the LOC122040056 gene encoding heme oxygenase 1, chloroplastic-like, with amino-acid sequence MASSTLPISQSQAFCARARLIPASLSGPVRFTLPHRHRRDASYRKPLRTMVVTETTAEMPKKRQASRDRSFVDEMRVVAMRLHTKDQAKEGEKESKSPPVAKWEPYIEGYLHFLVDSKIVYDTLETIIQKAAYPWCKFWFPSLMKSLVVSTC; translated from the coding sequence ATGGCCTCCTCCACGCTTCCTATCTCCCAATCCCAAGCTTTCTGTGCTCGAGCACGCCTCATCCCTGCCTCCCTTTCTGGTCCGGTTCGTTTCACCCTCCCTCACCGTCACCGGAGAGACGCCTCCTACCGGAAGCCCCTGCGCACCATGGTCGTCACGGAGACCACCGCAGAGATGCCTAAGAAGCGGCAGGCCTCCCGGGACCGCTCGTTCGTTGACGAGATGAGGGTCGTTGCTATGAGGCTGCACACCAAGGATCAGGCGAAGGAAGGCGAGAAGGAGTCTAAATCGCCGCCCGTCGCTAAGTGGGAACCGTACATCGAGGGCTACCTCCATTTTCTAGTCGACAGCAAGATCGTTTATGATACCCTCGAAACGATCATCCAGAAGGCTGCCTATCCCTGGTGTAAGTTTTGGTTTCCATCTTTGATGAAGTCCTTAGTTGTCTCTACTTGTTAA
- the LOC122044014 gene encoding putative RING-H2 finger protein ATL21A — MLQPLLFLLLSQAAVTATGQQQQQWSQEACAPFSCGLFHDINHPFRRATDPPQCGDRMYELTYDGDKATISIGSTHYLITQLSYKSGTIRLVDPTFASGSCGLPSQSLSPSDLSSSGFDHYQNGWWASFMSCRRRIEAQSLYQLVPCLSNKNNTFVYVVVADKGNSLSYLYPSCHFVSMIPAAEVRRH, encoded by the coding sequence ATGCTTCAGCCGCTACTCTTCCTCCTCCTGTCCCAGGCTGCTGTTACAGCTACggggcagcagcagcagcagtggAGCCAAGAAGCTTGTGCTCCCTTCTCTTGCGGTCTGTTCCACGACATCAACCACCCATTTCGTCGAGCAACTGATCCGCCTCAGTGCGGGGATCGGATGTACGAGCTCACCTACGACGGCGACAAAGCCACCATCTCCATCGGCTCCACACACTACTTGATCACTCAGCTATCTTACAAAAGCGGTACGATCCGCTTGGTGGATCCGACGTTTGCGAGCGGAAGCTGTGGCCTCCCTTCCCAATCTTTGTCACCCTCCGATCTTTCAAGCTCTGGCTTCGACCATTACCAAAATGGTTGGTGGGCAAGTTTCATGAGTTGTAGGAGAAGAATCGAGGCCCAGAGTTTGTATCAGCTTGTTCCTTGCTTGAGCAACAAAAACAACACTTTTGTCTATGTCGttgttgcagataaaggaaatagTTTGTCGTACCTTTATCCATCATGTCATTTTGTGTCGATGATTCCAGCGGCAGAAGTGAGGAGGCACTAG